Proteins found in one Fulvitalea axinellae genomic segment:
- a CDS encoding GNAT family N-acetyltransferase, protein MKTLQIVNFDKRYAKDFEALNTQWLAKYFYVEEYDKQVLSNPEEYIIRKGGHIFMATIEGKAIGTVALINRDNNTFELSKMAVEEEAQGMRIGQKLMYYAINFAGENNIDRLFLDSNTILKPAISLYKKVGFKEIPVPKNTPYERCNIRMELMI, encoded by the coding sequence ATGAAAACCCTTCAGATTGTAAATTTTGACAAGCGTTACGCTAAGGATTTTGAGGCGCTCAATACCCAATGGCTGGCTAAGTATTTCTATGTTGAGGAGTATGACAAACAGGTTTTATCAAATCCCGAAGAATACATTATAAGAAAGGGCGGGCATATTTTTATGGCGACAATAGAGGGCAAAGCGATTGGTACGGTAGCCTTGATTAATAGGGATAATAATACTTTTGAACTCTCTAAAATGGCTGTCGAAGAAGAGGCTCAAGGAATGCGAATAGGCCAAAAGCTAATGTATTACGCTATCAATTTTGCGGGAGAGAACAATATCGATCGCTTATTCCTGGATTCGAATACCATTTTAAAGCCGGCCATATCACTCTACAAAAAAGTGGGTTTCAAGGAAATACCTGTTCCAAAAAACACCCCTTATGAGCGTTGTAATATCAGAATGGAATTAATGATTTAA
- a CDS encoding YgjV family protein: protein MNDAVGFFALSIALFAMSNKDMIKLRRWHLLSSVLYIVYGILTSAYPVILGAVLYCGIHAWHIYRESKLKL from the coding sequence ATGAATGATGCAGTCGGATTTTTCGCCTTGAGTATTGCGCTATTCGCCATGTCGAATAAGGATATGATAAAACTTAGACGATGGCACTTGCTGTCGAGCGTATTGTACATAGTCTACGGTATACTTACCTCCGCCTATCCGGTAATATTAGGCGCCGTTCTATACTGCGGCATACACGCTTGGCATATTTACAGAGAATCAAAACTTAAATTATGA
- a CDS encoding o-succinylbenzoate synthase — MRIRSTIIPYTLAFKFAAGTSRGVLREKNTWFWVVEDLDSGLRGIGECGPLKGLSVDDRPDFGEVLEGLAERLAPELNRLCGSCQVAGFVREMVPDDLPSARFGLETALLDIFNGGKRTVLDSPFVRGERSVPINGLVWMGDEAFMSEQIERKITEGYTCVKMKIGAIDFDKELALLRSIRKRFGEEEITLRVDANGAFGERDVFEKLEKLGELALHSIEQPVMAGQYELMRKVCDLSPVDVALDEELIGVNGIERAELLDRLNPQYIILKPTLVGGLADSGDWISLAESRGIGWWMTSALESNVGLNAIGQYTDFLEVDMPQGLGTGQLYHNNIGSPLRIKRGELWYGDESEWKLETLIEG; from the coding sequence ATGAGAATACGATCGACGATTATCCCTTATACGTTGGCATTTAAATTTGCCGCGGGAACTTCGAGGGGTGTATTGCGTGAAAAAAATACATGGTTTTGGGTGGTCGAGGACTTGGACAGCGGATTGCGAGGCATAGGCGAGTGCGGGCCGTTGAAAGGGTTGAGCGTGGACGACAGGCCGGATTTCGGGGAAGTGCTTGAGGGTTTGGCCGAAAGGTTGGCGCCGGAGCTGAACCGGTTGTGCGGGAGTTGCCAAGTGGCGGGGTTTGTCCGTGAAATGGTGCCTGACGATTTGCCTTCGGCCAGATTCGGACTGGAGACGGCGTTGCTGGATATCTTCAACGGGGGGAAAAGAACTGTGCTGGATAGTCCTTTTGTGAGGGGCGAACGTTCCGTTCCGATAAACGGACTCGTCTGGATGGGGGACGAGGCTTTTATGTCCGAACAAATAGAACGAAAAATTACGGAAGGTTACACTTGCGTGAAAATGAAAATCGGAGCGATTGACTTCGATAAGGAATTGGCCTTGTTGCGGAGTATTAGAAAGAGATTCGGTGAGGAAGAGATTACGCTTCGGGTAGACGCCAATGGCGCATTCGGAGAACGGGACGTGTTTGAGAAACTGGAAAAGTTGGGGGAATTGGCGCTTCACTCAATCGAACAACCGGTAATGGCGGGGCAGTATGAACTGATGAGGAAAGTTTGCGATTTGAGTCCGGTGGACGTGGCTTTGGACGAGGAATTGATCGGTGTGAACGGAATTGAGCGGGCGGAGCTGTTGGACCGGTTGAATCCGCAATACATTATTCTGAAACCGACGTTAGTCGGAGGTTTGGCCGATTCCGGGGATTGGATTTCGCTTGCGGAAAGCCGGGGTATCGGTTGGTGGATGACTTCCGCTTTGGAGTCGAATGTCGGATTAAACGCAATAGGGCAATATACTGACTTCTTGGAGGTGGATATGCCACAAGGTTTGGGTACCGGTCAATTGTACCATAATAACATTGGGTCGCCGTTGAGAATTAAGCGAGGGGAGCTTTGGTATGGCGATGAATCGGAATGGAAGTTGGAAACCTTGATTGAAGGATAG
- a CDS encoding RNA methyltransferase, with protein MEEKPIGEYEKGLMEFFRDYVTENKQSLIENALNERTRYVTAVVENIYKSQNASAVLRTCDCFGVHDFHIVEDSPRYKMNPNVSKGAGAWVNIHRYDDEAGDNTEVCYERLKSEGYKIYATSPHASGVPIERVPLDSKVAVVFGNEHSGLSQKALDMADGYITLPMYGFTESFNISVTASICLHNLVNRLRETDVDWHLSQKEKDAIRYRWYRRVVRKAEALERRYREEKGLL; from the coding sequence ATGGAGGAAAAGCCGATAGGGGAGTACGAGAAGGGATTGATGGAATTTTTTCGGGATTATGTGACTGAAAACAAGCAATCCCTGATTGAAAACGCGCTCAACGAACGTACCCGTTATGTGACTGCCGTAGTGGAAAATATATATAAGTCGCAAAACGCCAGCGCCGTTTTGCGGACTTGCGATTGCTTTGGAGTGCATGATTTTCATATCGTGGAGGACAGCCCGCGTTACAAAATGAACCCGAACGTATCGAAGGGCGCCGGGGCTTGGGTGAATATCCATCGCTATGACGACGAGGCAGGTGATAATACGGAAGTTTGTTATGAGCGTTTGAAGTCGGAAGGCTATAAGATCTACGCCACTTCTCCGCACGCTTCCGGAGTGCCGATAGAGCGTGTTCCTCTGGACTCTAAAGTGGCTGTCGTGTTTGGTAACGAGCATTCGGGTCTGAGCCAAAAAGCGCTGGACATGGCCGACGGTTACATTACTTTGCCAATGTACGGCTTTACGGAGAGTTTCAATATTTCGGTTACCGCTTCCATCTGCCTACACAATTTGGTGAACAGGCTTCGGGAGACGGACGTGGACTGGCATCTTAGCCAAAAGGAAAAAGACGCGATCCGGTACCGCTGGTATAGGCGGGTGGTGCGCAAGGCCGAAGCGCTTGAGCGAAGATATAGAGAAGAAAAAGGGCTGTTATAA
- a CDS encoding GNAT family N-acetyltransferase: MIRKATIKDIDQVWKIFHAVIQTEDTHVFYADTPKSDLEKHWFASYMHTYVYEENDQILGTYYVKPNQIDLGSHIANAGYIVSPDAQGKGIGKKLCKHSLQVAKELGFIAMQFNIVVSVNKPAVGLWRKFGFEIIGTTPKAFKHKSLGLVDAYIMYREL, encoded by the coding sequence ATGATTAGAAAAGCAACCATTAAAGATATTGATCAAGTTTGGAAGATTTTTCATGCGGTAATCCAAACAGAGGATACCCATGTTTTTTATGCCGATACCCCCAAAAGCGACCTAGAAAAACATTGGTTTGCCAGCTATATGCATACCTATGTTTACGAAGAAAACGATCAAATTCTAGGGACATATTATGTAAAGCCCAATCAGATTGATTTGGGTAGCCATATAGCCAACGCCGGTTATATTGTTTCGCCTGATGCCCAAGGAAAAGGGATCGGAAAGAAACTTTGTAAGCACTCTTTGCAAGTCGCTAAAGAACTCGGTTTCATTGCCATGCAATTCAATATTGTAGTAAGCGTAAATAAACCCGCTGTCGGGCTTTGGCGGAAATTCGGATTTGAGATTATCGGTACCACTCCAAAAGCATTCAAGCATAAATCCTTGGGTTTGGTGGACGCGTATATCATGTATAGAGAATTATAA
- a CDS encoding MarR family winged helix-turn-helix transcriptional regulator, with translation MGKDYLKTLEYVGFTARLKRLSDTLIYDAKEVYKQLDLEIEPNWHVIILLLKKEEKLSVTEISKKLGFSHPAVIKITRKMKEKGFLNSVTDKTDSRKQLLSLSEKTIQCLPALEQQWDLIQKVIKEFVSPSFLKELDKTEDKLSEKSLLERVIK, from the coding sequence ATGGGGAAAGATTATTTAAAAACTTTAGAGTATGTCGGCTTTACGGCAAGGCTGAAGCGCCTAAGTGATACACTCATTTATGATGCGAAGGAGGTCTACAAACAGTTGGATCTGGAGATAGAACCCAACTGGCACGTAATCATTTTGCTACTCAAAAAGGAAGAAAAACTGAGTGTAACGGAAATCTCAAAGAAGCTGGGGTTTTCGCATCCGGCCGTTATCAAGATTACAAGAAAGATGAAGGAAAAGGGTTTCTTGAATAGCGTGACCGATAAAACGGACAGTAGAAAACAACTGCTGAGTTTATCCGAAAAAACGATTCAATGCTTACCCGCATTAGAACAGCAATGGGACCTTATTCAAAAGGTAATCAAGGAGTTTGTGTCTCCAAGCTTTTTAAAAGAACTCGACAAAACGGAAGATAAATTATCTGAGAAGAGCTTATTAGAGCGTGTAATCAAATAG
- a CDS encoding OmpP1/FadL family transporter, translated as MKRIVLAIVLASCLSLEGWATGYQALLQGNRELGMGNLGVALRPTASSVYWNPGALGFMGYNSVQAGVTFAGSKHHYRPLWSGSDLSQYEASTDSPVGTPFHVYATFGGENSDFRFGLGVYTPFGSSVKWEDGWDGRGYLTEMSLKTFFFQPTVSYKISDKFSVGAGFVLATGSVNLQKDITQLGDGATSEIDGSAELGYGYNIGVSYRPNEQWILGLSYKSEVTMKVEDGDAIFNVPMAAKPLFQADKWSSELPMPSTWAFGVTYLPTSKLSIGAEVNLVGWDSYEKLDIEFNKPVNGETHSVSNRNYNKSYVIKIGGEYQLKEWLSVRAGGYYDKSPVDAGYLSPETPDQSRINTTFGVGLKPTKNIAVDLAFLYSNGIEREQTPKDVEGAGNVGGVLPGTFKTTGLIGGISVSYNF; from the coding sequence ATGAAAAGAATCGTACTAGCGATCGTGCTGGCGTCGTGTCTCAGTTTGGAGGGATGGGCGACAGGTTATCAGGCCTTGTTACAAGGCAACCGCGAGTTGGGTATGGGTAACCTGGGAGTTGCTCTGAGACCAACGGCATCATCGGTGTATTGGAACCCGGGCGCTCTGGGCTTTATGGGATACAACAGTGTCCAGGCCGGAGTCACATTTGCCGGATCCAAGCACCATTACCGTCCTCTGTGGTCGGGAAGCGATTTATCGCAATACGAGGCGAGTACTGACAGCCCTGTGGGAACGCCTTTTCACGTTTACGCCACTTTTGGTGGAGAAAACAGTGATTTTAGATTTGGTCTTGGTGTTTATACCCCTTTCGGTTCAAGCGTAAAGTGGGAAGACGGCTGGGATGGCCGTGGATATTTGACTGAGATGTCATTGAAGACTTTCTTCTTCCAGCCTACTGTAAGTTATAAGATCTCTGACAAGTTTTCGGTTGGTGCCGGATTCGTTTTGGCTACCGGAAGCGTGAACCTTCAGAAAGATATCACTCAACTAGGTGATGGAGCGACATCTGAAATCGATGGATCTGCCGAACTGGGTTATGGCTACAATATCGGAGTTTCGTATCGCCCGAACGAGCAGTGGATTTTGGGCTTGAGCTACAAGTCTGAAGTGACTATGAAGGTGGAAGACGGGGATGCGATCTTTAACGTTCCTATGGCCGCTAAGCCGCTATTCCAAGCGGACAAGTGGAGCAGTGAGCTTCCTATGCCAAGCACTTGGGCCTTTGGCGTGACTTATCTTCCAACATCGAAATTGTCGATTGGAGCGGAAGTGAACTTAGTAGGATGGGATTCTTACGAAAAACTTGACATCGAGTTCAATAAGCCTGTTAACGGGGAGACTCATAGCGTCTCGAACCGGAACTACAACAAGTCATACGTAATCAAAATCGGTGGTGAGTATCAACTGAAAGAATGGTTGAGCGTGCGCGCGGGTGGTTATTACGATAAGTCGCCGGTAGATGCCGGTTACCTTTCTCCGGAGACTCCTGACCAAAGCAGAATCAACACTACTTTCGGTGTCGGGTTGAAGCCGACGAAGAATATCGCGGTGGATTTGGCATTCCTTTACTCGAACGGAATTGAGCGTGAGCAAACGCCGAAAGATGTTGAAGGAGCAGGCAATGTTGGGGGCGTTTTGCCGGGAACATTCAAGACTACTGGCCTGATTGGCGGTATCTCAGTGTCGTACAATTTTTAA